From the genome of Streptomyces spinoverrucosus:
CGGGACCGCACCACGCTGCTGACGAGCTGCGTCGAGGAACCCGACCTGACCGCCCAGCACTCGCCGCTGATGTCCCCGCTGGTGTGGGACCTCGCGCACATCGGCAACCAGGAGGAGCTCTGGCTGCTGCGCGCGGTCGCCGGTCAGGAGGCGATACGGCCCGAGATCGACAGCCTGTACGACGCCTTCGAGCATCCGCGCGCGGAACGGCCCTCGCTGCCGCTGCTGCCGCCCGCCGAGGCCCGCAAGTACGCGGCCGAGGTGCGCGGCCGGGCCCTGGACGTGCTGGCGGACACCGCCTTCCACGGCACGCGGCTGACGGAGGCGGGTTTCGCCTTCGGCATGATCGCGCAGCACGAACAGCAGCACGACGAGACCATGCTGATCACCCATCAGCTCCGCAAGGGCCCGCAGGCCCTGCACGCCCCCGACCCGGAGCCCGTGCCACTGTTCACCGGACCGGCCGAAGTCCTCGTCCCCGGCGGCCCGTTCACCATGGGCACCGCCACCGAGCCGTGGGCGCTGGACAACGAACGGCCCGCGCACCGGCGGGAGGTGGCCTCGTTCTACATCGACACCACGCCGGTCACGAACGGCGCGTACCTCGCGTTCATCGAGGACGGCGGCTACGACGACCCGCGCTGGTGGACGGCCGACGGCTGGGCGCACATCCGCCGCCACAACGTCCACGCGCCCCTGTACTGGCGGCGCGACGGCGGCCAGTGGCTCAGGCGGCGCTTCGGTGTCACCGAGGCCGTGCCGCACGACGAGCCGGTGCTCCACGTGAGCTGGTACGAGGCCGACGCCTACGCCCGCTGGGCCGGGCGCCGGCTGCCCACCGAGGCCGAGTGGGAGAAGGCGGCCCGCTTCGACCCGGCGACCGGCGGTTCGACGCGCTACCCGTGGGGCGACGCCGACCCGGCGCCCGAGCACGCCAACCTCGGCCAGCGGCACCTGCGGCCCGCGCCGGCGGGCAGCTATCCGGCCGGTGAGTCGCCGCTGGGCGTGCGGCAGTTGATCGGTGACGTGTGGGAGTGGACGGCCAGCGACTTCCTGCCGTACCCGGGCTTCAGGGCGTTCCCGTACAAGGAGTACTCGGAGGTGTTCTTCGGGCCCGAGTACAAGGTGCTGCGCGGCGGTTCGTTCGCCGTGGACGCGGTGGCCTGCCGGGGCACCTTCCGCAACTGGGACTATCCGATCCGGCGGCAGATCTTCTCCGGCTTCCGCACCGCCCGCTCGGGGGACGTCTGATGTGCCGTCACCTGGCGTACACCGGGCCCGAGGAAACCCTCGGCAGGCTGCTGGTGGAACCACCGTTCGGCCTGTACCGGCAGTCGTGGGCGCCACGGCGCCAGCAGTACGGCACCGTCAACGCCGACGGTTTCGGCGTGGGTTGGTACGCGCAGGGCGATCCCCTGCCGGCGCGCTACCGGCGGGCCGGGCCCATCTGGGCGGACCTGTCCTTCGCCGATCTGGCCCGGGTCGTGCGCACCCGCACGCTGCTCGCCGCCGTCCGGGACGCGACGCTGGCGGGCGCCGACGCGGAGGCCGCGGCGGCGCCGTTCGCCGCGGGATCCTGGCTGTTCAGCCACAACGGCGCCGTCACGGGCTGGCCGCACTCCCTCGCCTCCTTGGCGGGCGGCCTGCCCCCGGTGGACCTGCTGTCCCTGGAGGCCCGCAACGACTCCGCACTCGTGTGGGCGCTCGTCCTCGCCCGGCTGCGCGCCGGCGACGACCTGGGCCGGGCGCTGGCCGACACGGTCCCCGAGATCGCCGCGGCGGCCCCGGGCTCCCGGCTCAACCTGCTGCTGACCGACGGCGAGTCCATCGCCGCGACCGCCTGGGGCGACACCCTGTGGTATCTCGCCCGGCCGGGCGGCGGCACGGTCGTGGCCTCCGAACCCTACGACGACGATCCGCGCTGGCACGAGGTGCCCGACCGCACCCTGCTGGCGGCGAGCGGCACCGATGTGCAGCTCACCCCGCTCAAGGAGCCGAGCGACGCCTCGGCGGCCGCACCCCGCAAGGAGCCCCGTACGTGAGTCCGTTCCTTCTGACCCGCACCCTGCCCGAGGACGCCACGGAGGCCGCGCTGCGCGCCGACGTCCTTCGGGGCCTGACGACCTCGCCCAAGACGCTGCCGCCGAAGTGGTTCTACGACGCCCACGGCAGCGATCTCTTCGAACAGATCACGGAGCTGCCCGAGTACTATCCGACCCGCGCCGAGCGGGAGATCCTCGTCGACCGCGCCGCCGGGATCGCCGCCGCGACCGGCGCCCGTACCCTCGTCGAGCTGGGCTCCGGCTCCTCGGAGAAGACGCGGTACCTGCTCGACGCGCTGACCGGGCTGCACACATACGTCCCGGTCGACGTCAGCGACAGCGCCCTCACCCAGGCCGGGACCGCGCTCGTCGCGGAGCGGCCCGGCCTGAACGTGCACGCGCTGATCGCCGACTTCACCGTGGCCCTCGAACTGCCTGAAACGCCGGGTCCGCGGCTGGTGGCGTTCCTCGGTGGCACGATCGGCAATCTGCTCCCCGAGGAGCGCGCCGCGTTCCTGGCCGCGATCCGCGCCCTGCTCTCCCCCGGCGACGCGCTGCTGCTCGGTACCGACCTGGTCAAGGACGAGCAGGTGCTGGTCCGGGCGTACGACGACGCGGCGGGCGTGACAGCCGCGTTCAACAAGAACGTGCTGTCGGTCGTCAACCGTGAGCTGGGCGCCGACTTCGATCCCGGCGCCTTCGACCACGTGGCCCTGTGGGACGCCGGGAACGAGTGGATCGAGATGCGGCTGCGCTCGCGTACCGCGCAGACCGTGAAGATCCCCTCGCTCGACCTCGCCGTCGACTTCGCGGCGGGCGAGGAGCTGCGCACCGAGGTGTCGGCGAAGTTCCGCAAGGAGGGCGTGCGTGCCGAACTGGCCGCCGCCGGGCTGGCGTTGTCCCACTGGTGGACGGACGGCGAGGGCCGTTTCGCGTTGTCGCTGAGCACCGCCCGCTGATCAGCCGACGGGGACCGCCAGCGCCTCGGTGATCCGGCGTGAGGCGCGGCGGGCCTCCGTCTCCGGGTGGGCTCCGCCGAGCACCCTGGTCATGTACTCCTTGATCGGGTTGTCCGCCTCGACGGCCGCCCACTCGGGCGTACTGGGGGTCGCCCGCCCCTGCGCGGCACCCGCCGCCATGGCGGCGACCCCCTCCTCGCCGGCGACGGCCCCGGCGAGGGTCGTCTTGTTGGGGACGTAGTTCATGCTCCGGGCCAGTTCGGTGTTCCACTTGGCGCCGGTGAGCTCCTCGACGACGGCGATGGCGCCGTCGCGTTGGTCGGTGTTGTTCGGTACGACGAGGTCGGAGCCGCCGGTGAAGACCGCGCCGGGTGTGCCGGCGGACTTGCCGGGTACGGGGAAGAAGCCCAGTTTGCCGTCGAGTTCGGGGTTCTGCTGCACGATCGCCCGGGCCTGTCCCGGTACGGCCACGATCTGGGCGACCTTCCCCTCGGCGAACACCCCGGCCTGCGGCGGGTGTTCCTCGTCGGCGTCGGCGGGGCCGTCGCCGAGCGCCTGGAGCCGGCGGTAGAAGTCCATGCCGCGCAGGGCGGCCGGGGTGTCCAGGGTGCCGGTCCAGACACCGCCGTCCTCCCGCGCGAGGTCGCCGCCCTCGTCCCAGATGAAGCCGGAGAGCGTGTACCAGTCCTGTCCGGCCAGGTAGATTCCCTGGTTGCCGCCGGAGTCGAGCTTCTCGGTGGCGGCGAGCCACTCCTCGCGTGTCTTCGGCGGGCCGGTGATTCCGGCCTGCTCGAACAGGTCCGTGCGGTAGATGACGACACGGTTCGCCGCGTACCAGGGGATGCCGTACTGCGTCGACCGTTGCCGGCCCGGTTCGGCAAGGCCGGGCAGCCAGTCGCGCATGCCCCAGTCCCGCAGCGACTCCAGCGTCAGGTCGAGCAGGCCGCCGCCGTCGACGTACTGCGGGACCTGGGTGTTGCCGACCTCGATGACATCGGGTCCGTCCGGGGTGTCGGCCTCCAGCGCGCCCTGCACCTTCTCGCCGATGCCGGTCCACTCCTGGATGCGGATGTCGAGCTCCAGGTCGCCGTGCGTGCGCTCGAACTCCTCGGTGAAGCGCTCCAGGAACTCCGTCGAGGCGCTGCCCTTCATCAGCCACACGGTGACCGTGCGCCGCTCGGTCCCGCTCGACGGCACAAGTGCGCAACCGCCGAGGAGGGAGGCGGACACGCAGGCGAGGGCAAGGAGGCGAAGCTTCACGGCGGTCCTGTTCTGTCTGGCGGACAGGGGGAAAGGGCCCGACGTGGGGGGAACGAGCACAGGCTCGTACGGGTGTGCTGATTTTGGTATGGACCAATGCGGAGGTCAAGGGATTCCCGGGAAGCCGGGCGACGCCTCGCGCGGCGCTGCGACTTGGGGCACGGTGGAGTGACGCGTGACATGTGTGACGCCGTCGTCACCGCGCGGAGAGGAGTACCCGCATGACGAACCACACCTACCGGGTCACGGACATCGTCGGCACCTCACCCGAGGGCGTGGACAAGGCCATCCGCAACGGCATCAACCGCGCCTCACAGACGTTGCGCAACCTCGACTGGTTCGAGGTGACGGAAGTGCGGGGCCAGCTCGACAACGGGCAGATCGCACACTGGCAGGTGAGCATGAAGGTCGGCTTCCGTCTGGAGGACGCAGAATGAGGGCCTGAACGTCAGGTGCGCCCCTCGCGCTCCTGCGCCACCTTGAGCTCGGCGGACGGGGTCGCCCAGCGCGCCCTGACGACGGTGAACCCGGCCCGCTCCGCGTCCTCGCACACGAGTTCGTCGTCGTCCACGAGCACCCGGATCTCCCGGGTCCGGGCGAGCCGGCGCAGGATCTCCAGCTTGGTGTGCCGGGCGGGCCTGCGGTCGGCGTCGCGTCGCATGTAGACCCGCCCCTCGGGCAGTCCCTGGGCGGCGAGCCAGTCGAGCGTGTCCTGCCGGCACCGCTCGGGCCGCCCGGTGAGGTACACGACCTCGCACTGCTCGGCGCTCTCCCGCACCAGCGCGATGCCCTCGGCGAGCGGCGGATCCGCGGGGGCGGCGGCGAAGAAGCCGTCCCAGTCACGTGGCTTGCGTTCCAGGAAGCGCTGCCGGTGGGCCGTGTCGGCGAGGGTGTTGTCCAGGTCGAACACGGCGACCGGGCGTTCGTCACGAGCTGTCACACGGCCACCCTAGACAGACTCCGGCCCGGCCTCCCACGGCCACCGCGCGTCGTGCCCGCGTGACAGCAGGTCGACCATGGTGAACAGCTGGTCGGAGAAGCCACCGACCTCGTAGCGGTGCGGCACGGAGGTGTCGATGGCGGCCGGGAGGTAGCCGGTGGTGGTGATGCCGAACAGCGGTACGTCGGCGGGGACCCCGTCCGACACGGAGACGGACACGGACCGCGCCCGCCGCTCCCAGCCGCGCGGGCCCCAGGCGTAGTCGTAGTCGACCTTGACGACAGGGCCGGTGGCCTGCATGTCCGAGACCAGCACCACCCGGTCGTGCCCGTCGTACGTCCGCTTCAGCGCGGCGACGGTCTCGGTGCCGTGCCCGACCTCGCCGATGCGCCGGCAGAACTCCTCCGTCTGCTTCAGCACCGACCCGGCGCGGGTCAGCGGGTGATGGAAGACGCCGTCGGCGAAGCCGTACAGGTCGACCTCGCAGCCGCGCGCCGCGAGGGCGACGCCGAACAGGGCGCCGACGTCGACGTGCCGCAGCGTGGAGCGGTCCGACACCGGGGCGTCCATGGACGCGGAGGTGTCGACGAGCACGAGGGTGCGGCCGGGCAGGTGCGGGATGTTGGCGGTGGACGCGGCCAGCGCCCGCTCCAGGGCGTGACCCCAGCGCGGCGTGGGCGCGGCCCGGTGGGCGGCGAGGAACCGGTAGGGGAACTGCCGGGAGCGGCGCACCTCCTCGGCGTCCGCGAGCCGGGCGGCGATCCGCTCGGCCACCTCGTCGCCGACACCGGCCTCGTCGAAGTTGCGCAGGTTGCGGGTCACGGCCATCAGGCCCATCGACGGGATGACGGCCTCCCAGGCGGCCCGGTCCATCGGCCCCTGCAACCAGCCCGCCAGCGCCTCCCACGTGACACCCGCCGCGGCCAGCCGCTCCACCCCGTCGGGTGCGGTCAGCACGGCCCGCCGGTCCTCGACCGGCAGCGCCATCAGCGCGCGGTGCGCGGTCAGGGTGCGCTCCGAGGTCGGCGGTACGGCGGTGTCCGGGTGGTGGCGCCGGTCCAGCGCGTACTCGAACAGCCCGCCCTGCCACGGCTTGGCCGGGTCCGGCGCCGCGTGCACCAGGTTGAGCACGTCGCCGAAGCGCAAGCCCTTGGACGCGGTGTCGTACTTCAGCAGCGCCCTGCCGTTGTAGAGCCGTCGTACGGCGTCGGCGACACCGCGCTTGACCGGCTTCGGGAGATTGCGGCCGTACCGCGAGATCCAGTACGCGAGCAGCTCGCCGGGTTCGTCCGGCCGCTGGAGCACCGCGTCGACGACCGGCCGGGAGTGGCCGGACAGACCCGCCGCCAGCCGGGCGTGGGTGAACTCGGCGGCGCCGACCACGGACGCCGTCCGCATCTGGGCGGAGCCGCGCAGCCAGCCGAGCAGGCCCGCGGTCCACTCCGGGTCCTCGACGGCCAACTGCCGGACCAGATCGCGGAATCGGGCGTCGCGGAAGTCGGCCGACTCGTAGAAGGTCTCCTGGCCGACCATGTTGACGACCGCCAGCAGGAACAGCTCGCTGCGCGCGTCCCGCACGAAGGCGGCGCCGCCCTCGTAGGTGGTGGTGCGCTCACGGGTGTTGAAGCGGGAGATGACTGCCCCTTGTTGCACGACAGAGGTGAGGAAGATGGGGGTGCCCGGGATCGAGGAAGTGTGCGGGCTCACCGGCGCTCGCGCCTCCCGAGGTCTGTTCGGCGACGGGGGTGCTTTTCAGAAGGAAGTACCCGTAGCCGGCGCACCGGGAGGTGCGAGGACGTGGCTTACGTTAGATCGGAGCGGCGCGCGCATGCCAACGAATTAATCGCGAGCCTGTACGACTGCCGACGGACACGGCGGGAATGCGTGGCCCCGTCAGGCGTTGAACCCTGTGTGACCTCCGTGATCGCCTCGACCCGATTCTCCGTGCTCGACCGCTCCCGCACCCGCGAGGGGCACACGGCCCCGGAGGCGCTGCGTGACACCGTGGGGCTGGCGCGGGAACTGGAGGAGCTCGGCTACCACCGCTTCTGGGTGTCGGAGCACCACGGCGTGCCCGGCGTAGCCGGTTCCGCGCCGACCGTGCTGGCAGCCGCCGTGGCGGGCGCGACCCGGACGATCCGGGTGGGCACCGGCGGGGTGATGCTGCCCAACCACCAACCGCTGGTCGTCGCCGAGCAGTTCGGGGTGCTGGAGTCGCTGTTCCCGGGCCGGATCGACATGGGGCTCGGCCGGTCGGTGGGCTTCACCGACGGGGTGCGCAAGGCGCTGGGCCGGGACAAGGGCGACGCCGAGGACTTCGCCGCGCAGCTTCGGGAGCTGCTGGACTGGTTCCGCGGCACCTCCCCGACGCGGGTCCACGCCCGTCCGCCGGAGGGCCTGACCGTGCCGCCCTTCGTGCTCGCGATGGGCGAGGGCGCCACGATCGCGGCCCGCGCGGGCCTGCCGATGGTGATTGGCGACCTGCGCAACCGGGAGAAGATGCGGCAAGGCATCGACCACTACCGCGCGTGGTTCCGCCCGTCGCAGTGGGCGACGCAGCCGTACGTCGTCGTCTCGGGCACCGTCGCCGTGGCCGCGAGCCCCCAGGACGCCCGGCGGCTGCTGATCCCCGAGGCCTGGTCGATGGCGTACTCCCGCACGCACGGCACCTTCCCGCCGCTGCCGCCCGCCGAGCGCGTCGAGGGGCTGCGGATGACGCAGAAGGAGCGCGGGTTCTACGAGTCCGGCCTGACCGGCCACATCGCCGGCACCGAGGACCAGGTCGCGCACGAGCTGGAAACGGTGCTGAAGGAGACGGGCGCCGACGAGGTGCTCGTCACGACCAGTACGTACGACCGCGAGGCGCTGCTGGACTCGTACCGGCGGCTGGCTGGGATCATCCGCTCATAGCTCGGCCTGCTGTTCCGGCCGCACCTGAAGCGCCCCGTCGGCCGCGTCGACCCGGGCCCGGTCGCCCGGCTTCAGTTCGCCGGACAGCAGCAGGTCGGCGAGGCGGTCGTCGAGCTCGCGCTGGATGGTGCGGCGCAGCGGGCGGGCGCCGAAGTCGGGCTGGTGGCCGAGATGGGCCAGCAGGTCCGCGGCGGCGTCGGTGACCTCAAGGGAGACGTCCTGGGCGTGCAGTCGGCGCCGGGTGTGCTCCAGCAGCAGTTCGACGATCTGGCGCAGCTGGCTGCGGTCCAGGCCGCGGAAGACGATGATCTCGTCGATGCGGTTGAGGAACTCGGGCCGGAAGTGCTCGTTGAGGACCGGCATGACCGACTCGCGCACCTTGGCGTAGTCGTCGACACCGGCGGCGAGGATCCGGTCGGCGCCGATGTTCGACGTCATGATGACGACGGTGTTCTTGAAGTCGACCGTGCGGCCCTGGGCGTCGGTCAGCCGGCCGTCGTCCAGCAGTTGCAGCAGCGTGTTGAACACGTCCGGGTGCGCCTTCTCCACCTCGTCCAGCAGCAGCACGGCGTACGGCTGCCTGCGCACCGCCTCGGTGAGCTGGCCGGCCTCCTCGTGGCCGACGTATCCGGGCGGGGCGCCGATCAGACGGGAGACGGTGTGCCGCTCCTGGAACTCGCTCATGTCGAGGCGGATCATCCGGTTCTCGTCGCCGAACAGCGCGGCGGCGAGGGCGCGGGCCAGTTCGGTCTTGCCGACGCCGGTCGGGCCGAGGAAGAGGAAGCTGCCGACGGGGCGATTGGGGTCGCTCATCCCGGCCCGGGCGCGGCGTACCGCACGCGCCACGGCGGTGATCGCCTCGTCCTGGCCGACGACCCGCTCGTGCAGGTGCTCCTCCAGCTTCATCAGCCGCTCGCGCTCCTCCTCGGTGAGCTGGGCGACGGGGATGCCGGTGGTGCGGGAGACGACCTCGGCGACGTCGTCGGCGGTGACCTTGGGCGTCTGTGCCTCGCCCCTGCCCGCCTCGGCGAGGCGCTCCTCGGCCTCCTTGATCCGGTCGCGCAGGTCCTTGGCGCGCTCGTACTCCTCGTCGGCGACGGCCTGGTCCTTCTCCCGGTTCAGCGCGGCGATCCGGTCCTCGATCTCGCGGGTGTCGGCGAGAGGGGTCTTGGCACGCAGCCGGACCCGGGCGGCGGCCTGGTCCATCAGGTCGATCGCCTTGTCGGGCAGGAAGCGGGAGGTGATGTACCGGTCGGACAGCTCCGCCGCCGCGACGACCGCCTCGTCGGTGATACGGACCTGGTGGTGGGCCTCGTAGCGGTCGCGCAGGCCGCGCAGGATCTCCACCGTGTCGTCCACCGTCGGCTCACCGACCAGGATCGGGGCGAAGCGGCGCTCCAGAGCGGCGTCCTTCTCGATGTGCTTGCGGTACTCGTCGACGGTGGTGGCGCCGATGAGGTGCAGTTCGCCGCGGGCGAGGGCGGGCTTGAGCATGTTGCCCGCGTCCAGGGCGCCCTCGCCACCGCCTCCGGCGCCGACCACGGTGTGCATCTCGTCGAGGAAGAGCACCAGTTCGTCGCCGTGCTCGCGGACCTCGTCGAGCAGCTTCTTCAGCCGCTCCTCGAACTCGCCGCGGTACTTGGTGCCGGCCACCATCCCGGCCAGGTCCAGCGACACCAGCCGCTTCCCGGCCAGCGTCTTCGGCACGTCGTCGGCGGCGATGCGCTGGGCGATGCCCTCGACGACGGCGGTCTTGCCGACACCGGGGTCGCCGATGAGCACGGGGTTGTTCTTGCTGCGCCGGGAGAGCACCTCGATGGTCTGTTCGACTTCGTCGTCCCGTCCGATGACGGGGTCGAGCCGGCCCGCGCGGGCGTCGGCGGTGAGGTCGCGGCCGTACTCGTCGATGGTCGGCGTGTTGGTCGGCACCCGGCGCTCGCCCGTGCCCTCGCTGGGCATCCGGACGCCTTCCCAGCCGCTGCCGGCCAGTGCCTCACCGGCCGTCGACTCCGGGTTGGCGGCGAGAGCGCGCAGCAGGTGTTCGGGGCCGATGTACGAGGAGCCCTCGGCGCGGGATATCCGGTAGGCGTCGAGCAGCGCGCGTTTGGCGGCCGGGGTGAGGGTGCTCGGCTCGGTCTTCTCACCCGCCTCCGTCCCGCCCACGAGCCGTTCGCGGAGCCGGTCGGGGTCGGTGCCGGCCTCGGTGAGCAGGCGCCGGGTGGAGTCGTGCTCGGTGGCCGCGGCGAGCAGATGCCGGGCGTCGAGGTCCTCGCTGCCTTCCACGGCCGCGATGTCCCTGGCGTGGGCGACCAGCTCACGGGCCCGATCCGACAGCAGGCTGCCGATGTCGACGCGCTGCACACGCCGGGTGGGCGCGGCCGGTGCCGCGCCGCCAAAGAACCGGGACATCAGCTCGTCGAACTCGTCGAAGGGGCTGCGTCCGAAACCGAAACCGGCAGAAGTCATGGTCGCGGCCCTCCGTGCGTGCGTCGACCGGCATCCGTGGCTTCCAAGCTCGCACAGAGCCGTAACTCCCGCACCCGCGCCGGTCACCGGGCGTCACCGGGCCCGCTCGCATAGAATCGCGGGGTTTGTCCCCCAGTCAGCCCCCTTGCAGTCAGCCCCCTTGCCAGAGCCGAAGGCCGGAGTGCGTTTCCATGCCCGACCCCCACGACCCGTACGTCCGGGTGCGCGGCGCCCGTGAGCACAACCTCAAGGGCGTCGACGTCGACATCCCGCGGGACGTGCTCACCGTGTTCACCGGCGTGTCCGGCTCCGGGAAGTCGTCACTTGCGTTCGGCACGATCTACGCGGAGGCCCAGCGGCGCTACTTCGAGTCGGTGGCACCGTACGCCCGCCGCCTCATCCACCAGGTCGGGGCGCCGAAGGTCGGCGAGATCAGCGGCCTGCCACCGGCCGTCTCCCTGGAACAGCGCCGCTCGGCACCGACGTCCCGCTCGTCGGTGGGGACGGTCACGAACCTCTCGAACTCCCTGCGGATGCTCTTCTCCCGGGCCGGCGACTACCCGCCCGGCGCCGAGCGGCTCGACTCGGACGCCTTCTCCCCCAACACGGCCGCCGGGGCGTGCCCGCAGTGTCACGGACTCGGCCGAGTGCACCGTACGACCGAGGAGTTGCTGGTCCCCGACCCGTCGCTGTCGATCCGCGAGGGCGCGATCGCCGCGTGGCCGGGCGCCTGGCAGGGCAAGAACCTGCGCGACATCCTCGACGCGCTCGGGTACGACGTGGACCGGCCGTGGCGCGAACTGCCCGCCGAGCAGCGGGAGTGGATCCTGTTCACGGACGAGCAGCCGGTGGTCACGGTCCACCCGGTGCGCGACGCGGACCGCATCCAACGCCCGTACCAGGGCACGTACATGAGCGCCCGGCGCTACGTCATGAA
Proteins encoded in this window:
- the egtB gene encoding ergothioneine biosynthesis protein EgtB, which encodes MTDPATDTEIEIDTEAFRERALASLTIARDRTTLLTSCVEEPDLTAQHSPLMSPLVWDLAHIGNQEELWLLRAVAGQEAIRPEIDSLYDAFEHPRAERPSLPLLPPAEARKYAAEVRGRALDVLADTAFHGTRLTEAGFAFGMIAQHEQQHDETMLITHQLRKGPQALHAPDPEPVPLFTGPAEVLVPGGPFTMGTATEPWALDNERPAHRREVASFYIDTTPVTNGAYLAFIEDGGYDDPRWWTADGWAHIRRHNVHAPLYWRRDGGQWLRRRFGVTEAVPHDEPVLHVSWYEADAYARWAGRRLPTEAEWEKAARFDPATGGSTRYPWGDADPAPEHANLGQRHLRPAPAGSYPAGESPLGVRQLIGDVWEWTASDFLPYPGFRAFPYKEYSEVFFGPEYKVLRGGSFAVDAVACRGTFRNWDYPIRRQIFSGFRTARSGDV
- the egtC gene encoding ergothioneine biosynthesis protein EgtC; its protein translation is MCRHLAYTGPEETLGRLLVEPPFGLYRQSWAPRRQQYGTVNADGFGVGWYAQGDPLPARYRRAGPIWADLSFADLARVVRTRTLLAAVRDATLAGADAEAAAAPFAAGSWLFSHNGAVTGWPHSLASLAGGLPPVDLLSLEARNDSALVWALVLARLRAGDDLGRALADTVPEIAAAAPGSRLNLLLTDGESIAATAWGDTLWYLARPGGGTVVASEPYDDDPRWHEVPDRTLLAASGTDVQLTPLKEPSDASAAAPRKEPRT
- the egtD gene encoding L-histidine N(alpha)-methyltransferase: MSPFLLTRTLPEDATEAALRADVLRGLTTSPKTLPPKWFYDAHGSDLFEQITELPEYYPTRAEREILVDRAAGIAAATGARTLVELGSGSSEKTRYLLDALTGLHTYVPVDVSDSALTQAGTALVAERPGLNVHALIADFTVALELPETPGPRLVAFLGGTIGNLLPEERAAFLAAIRALLSPGDALLLGTDLVKDEQVLVRAYDDAAGVTAAFNKNVLSVVNRELGADFDPGAFDHVALWDAGNEWIEMRLRSRTAQTVKIPSLDLAVDFAAGEELRTEVSAKFRKEGVRAELAAAGLALSHWWTDGEGRFALSLSTAR
- a CDS encoding extracellular solute-binding protein, which produces MKLRLLALACVSASLLGGCALVPSSGTERRTVTVWLMKGSASTEFLERFTEEFERTHGDLELDIRIQEWTGIGEKVQGALEADTPDGPDVIEVGNTQVPQYVDGGGLLDLTLESLRDWGMRDWLPGLAEPGRQRSTQYGIPWYAANRVVIYRTDLFEQAGITGPPKTREEWLAATEKLDSGGNQGIYLAGQDWYTLSGFIWDEGGDLAREDGGVWTGTLDTPAALRGMDFYRRLQALGDGPADADEEHPPQAGVFAEGKVAQIVAVPGQARAIVQQNPELDGKLGFFPVPGKSAGTPGAVFTGGSDLVVPNNTDQRDGAIAVVEELTGAKWNTELARSMNYVPNKTTLAGAVAGEEGVAAMAAGAAQGRATPSTPEWAAVEADNPIKEYMTRVLGGAHPETEARRASRRITEALAVPVG
- a CDS encoding dodecin, which produces MTNHTYRVTDIVGTSPEGVDKAIRNGINRASQTLRNLDWFEVTEVRGQLDNGQIAHWQVSMKVGFRLEDAE
- a CDS encoding phosphatase domain-containing protein; translation: MTARDERPVAVFDLDNTLADTAHRQRFLERKPRDWDGFFAAAPADPPLAEGIALVRESAEQCEVVYLTGRPERCRQDTLDWLAAQGLPEGRVYMRRDADRRPARHTKLEILRRLARTREIRVLVDDDELVCEDAERAGFTVVRARWATPSAELKVAQEREGRT
- a CDS encoding TROVE domain-containing protein, which codes for MSRFNTRERTTTYEGGAAFVRDARSELFLLAVVNMVGQETFYESADFRDARFRDLVRQLAVEDPEWTAGLLGWLRGSAQMRTASVVGAAEFTHARLAAGLSGHSRPVVDAVLQRPDEPGELLAYWISRYGRNLPKPVKRGVADAVRRLYNGRALLKYDTASKGLRFGDVLNLVHAAPDPAKPWQGGLFEYALDRRHHPDTAVPPTSERTLTAHRALMALPVEDRRAVLTAPDGVERLAAAGVTWEALAGWLQGPMDRAAWEAVIPSMGLMAVTRNLRNFDEAGVGDEVAERIAARLADAEEVRRSRQFPYRFLAAHRAAPTPRWGHALERALAASTANIPHLPGRTLVLVDTSASMDAPVSDRSTLRHVDVGALFGVALAARGCEVDLYGFADGVFHHPLTRAGSVLKQTEEFCRRIGEVGHGTETVAALKRTYDGHDRVVLVSDMQATGPVVKVDYDYAWGPRGWERRARSVSVSVSDGVPADVPLFGITTTGYLPAAIDTSVPHRYEVGGFSDQLFTMVDLLSRGHDARWPWEAGPESV
- a CDS encoding LLM class flavin-dependent oxidoreductase, with translation MTSVIASTRFSVLDRSRTREGHTAPEALRDTVGLARELEELGYHRFWVSEHHGVPGVAGSAPTVLAAAVAGATRTIRVGTGGVMLPNHQPLVVAEQFGVLESLFPGRIDMGLGRSVGFTDGVRKALGRDKGDAEDFAAQLRELLDWFRGTSPTRVHARPPEGLTVPPFVLAMGEGATIAARAGLPMVIGDLRNREKMRQGIDHYRAWFRPSQWATQPYVVVSGTVAVAASPQDARRLLIPEAWSMAYSRTHGTFPPLPPAERVEGLRMTQKERGFYESGLTGHIAGTEDQVAHELETVLKETGADEVLVTTSTYDREALLDSYRRLAGIIRS
- a CDS encoding ATP-dependent Clp protease ATP-binding subunit — translated: MTSAGFGFGRSPFDEFDELMSRFFGGAAPAAPTRRVQRVDIGSLLSDRARELVAHARDIAAVEGSEDLDARHLLAAATEHDSTRRLLTEAGTDPDRLRERLVGGTEAGEKTEPSTLTPAAKRALLDAYRISRAEGSSYIGPEHLLRALAANPESTAGEALAGSGWEGVRMPSEGTGERRVPTNTPTIDEYGRDLTADARAGRLDPVIGRDDEVEQTIEVLSRRSKNNPVLIGDPGVGKTAVVEGIAQRIAADDVPKTLAGKRLVSLDLAGMVAGTKYRGEFEERLKKLLDEVREHGDELVLFLDEMHTVVGAGGGGEGALDAGNMLKPALARGELHLIGATTVDEYRKHIEKDAALERRFAPILVGEPTVDDTVEILRGLRDRYEAHHQVRITDEAVVAAAELSDRYITSRFLPDKAIDLMDQAAARVRLRAKTPLADTREIEDRIAALNREKDQAVADEEYERAKDLRDRIKEAEERLAEAGRGEAQTPKVTADDVAEVVSRTTGIPVAQLTEEERERLMKLEEHLHERVVGQDEAITAVARAVRRARAGMSDPNRPVGSFLFLGPTGVGKTELARALAAALFGDENRMIRLDMSEFQERHTVSRLIGAPPGYVGHEEAGQLTEAVRRQPYAVLLLDEVEKAHPDVFNTLLQLLDDGRLTDAQGRTVDFKNTVVIMTSNIGADRILAAGVDDYAKVRESVMPVLNEHFRPEFLNRIDEIIVFRGLDRSQLRQIVELLLEHTRRRLHAQDVSLEVTDAAADLLAHLGHQPDFGARPLRRTIQRELDDRLADLLLSGELKPGDRARVDAADGALQVRPEQQAEL